Proteins co-encoded in one Arachis hypogaea cultivar Tifrunner chromosome 13, arahy.Tifrunner.gnm2.J5K5, whole genome shotgun sequence genomic window:
- the LOC112733847 gene encoding cyclin-D2-1 isoform X2 has product MEDENFDPATSSLLCLENNNTCFDDFECSAADGYHKKLNFNDDGSEPFVGFLVLSDETFGVMVEKEIEFLPTDDYLRRILGGDLDFGVRRDALDWICKAHAYYGFGPSCFCLSVNYLDRFLSRDKRNWAVQLLALACLSIAAKMEETKMPHVIDMQDDETTAVFDAKTIQRMELMILTTLSWKMQAITPCSFMDYFLGKISREQHLAKSLVLRSMELIVQIIRYVEFLEFRPSDIAAAVAISVLRESQGIDIDKALNCFVIARKDRVLKCIELIRDLALTKISANSNGNLAPLAPQSPLGVLDGTCLSYRSEESTTVGGSFTDSFQYSPRAKRCRSENGPSNENFRS; this is encoded by the exons ATGGAAGATGAGAACTTTGACCCTGCAACCTCAAGCCTTCTGTGTCTGGAAAACAATAACACAtgctttgatgattttgaatgtagTGCCGCAGATGGGTACCACAAAAAACTTAACTTTAACGATGATGGATCGGAACCATTCGTGGGGTTTCTGGTGCTGAGTGATGAAACTTTTGGGGTTATGGTTGAGAAGGAGATAGAGTTTTTGCCCACTGATGATTACCTCAGGAGGATCCTTGGTGGGGATTTGGACTTTGGTGTTAGGAGGGATGCTCTTGATTGGATTTGTAAG GCTCATGCTTATTATGGTTTTGGACCCAGTTGCTTTTGTCTATCTGTGAACTACTTGGATCGGTTCCTATCA AGAGACAAAAGAAATTGGGCTGTGCAGTTGTTAGCTTTAGCTTGTTTATCAATTGCAGCCAAGATGGAAGAGACTAAAATGCCCCATGTTATAGATATGCAG GATGACGAAACAACAGCTGTGTTTGATGCTAAAACTATTCAAAGAATGGAACTGATGATATTAACCACACTGAGTTGGAAAATGCAAGCCATAACTCCGTGTTCCTTTATGGACTACTTCCTTGGCAAGATCAGTCGTGAGCAGCATCTGGCAAAGTCATTGGTTTTGAGATCAATGGAGCTCATAGTTCAAATTATCAGAT ATGTTGAATTCTTGGAGTTTCGGCCTTCTGATATTGCCGCAGCAGTTGCGATTTCTGTGTTGAGGGAATCACAAGGAATAGATATTGATAAAGCCTTGAATTGTTTTGTCATCGCGCGGAAG GACAGAGTCTTGAAGTGCATTGAACTGATCAGAGACTTAGCCTTGACAAAAATCTCGGCTAATTCGAATGGCAACTTAGCTCCATTAGCACCGCAAAGCCCCCTCGGGGTGCTCGATGGGACATGCTTGAGCTATAGAAGTGAGGAATCAACAACAGTTGGTGGTTCATTCACAGATTCCTTCCAATATAGTCCAAGAGCTAAGAGGTGTAGATCAGAAAATGGACCTTCTAATGAGAATTTCAGGTCATGA
- the LOC112733847 gene encoding cyclin-D2-1 isoform X1, with protein sequence MEDENFDPATSSLLCLENNNTCFDDFECSAADGYHKKLNFNDDGSEPFVGFLVLSDETFGVMVEKEIEFLPTDDYLRRILGGDLDFGVRRDALDWICKAHAYYGFGPSCFCLSVNYLDRFLSVRDIPRDKRNWAVQLLALACLSIAAKMEETKMPHVIDMQDDETTAVFDAKTIQRMELMILTTLSWKMQAITPCSFMDYFLGKISREQHLAKSLVLRSMELIVQIIRYVEFLEFRPSDIAAAVAISVLRESQGIDIDKALNCFVIARKDRVLKCIELIRDLALTKISANSNGNLAPLAPQSPLGVLDGTCLSYRSEESTTVGGSFTDSFQYSPRAKRCRSENGPSNENFRS encoded by the exons ATGGAAGATGAGAACTTTGACCCTGCAACCTCAAGCCTTCTGTGTCTGGAAAACAATAACACAtgctttgatgattttgaatgtagTGCCGCAGATGGGTACCACAAAAAACTTAACTTTAACGATGATGGATCGGAACCATTCGTGGGGTTTCTGGTGCTGAGTGATGAAACTTTTGGGGTTATGGTTGAGAAGGAGATAGAGTTTTTGCCCACTGATGATTACCTCAGGAGGATCCTTGGTGGGGATTTGGACTTTGGTGTTAGGAGGGATGCTCTTGATTGGATTTGTAAG GCTCATGCTTATTATGGTTTTGGACCCAGTTGCTTTTGTCTATCTGTGAACTACTTGGATCGGTTCCTATCAGTACGTGATATTCCA AGAGACAAAAGAAATTGGGCTGTGCAGTTGTTAGCTTTAGCTTGTTTATCAATTGCAGCCAAGATGGAAGAGACTAAAATGCCCCATGTTATAGATATGCAG GATGACGAAACAACAGCTGTGTTTGATGCTAAAACTATTCAAAGAATGGAACTGATGATATTAACCACACTGAGTTGGAAAATGCAAGCCATAACTCCGTGTTCCTTTATGGACTACTTCCTTGGCAAGATCAGTCGTGAGCAGCATCTGGCAAAGTCATTGGTTTTGAGATCAATGGAGCTCATAGTTCAAATTATCAGAT ATGTTGAATTCTTGGAGTTTCGGCCTTCTGATATTGCCGCAGCAGTTGCGATTTCTGTGTTGAGGGAATCACAAGGAATAGATATTGATAAAGCCTTGAATTGTTTTGTCATCGCGCGGAAG GACAGAGTCTTGAAGTGCATTGAACTGATCAGAGACTTAGCCTTGACAAAAATCTCGGCTAATTCGAATGGCAACTTAGCTCCATTAGCACCGCAAAGCCCCCTCGGGGTGCTCGATGGGACATGCTTGAGCTATAGAAGTGAGGAATCAACAACAGTTGGTGGTTCATTCACAGATTCCTTCCAATATAGTCCAAGAGCTAAGAGGTGTAGATCAGAAAATGGACCTTCTAATGAGAATTTCAGGTCATGA
- the LOC112733848 gene encoding ATP-dependent 6-phosphofructokinase 5, chloroplastic: MGSMSHVITFSHLTCSARSSYTQFTPPPPSPSRTLNKVRVFAQFEATTQTPTPSSSTTINNNNHNKFDFSDPDWKTKFQQDFEARFSLPHLTDIFPDASPIPSTFCLKMRTPVDRDIPGHYSSDEDWHGYINNNDRVLLKTIYYSSPTSAGAECIDPNCTWVEQWVHRAGPREKIYYKPEEVKAAIVTCGGLCPGLNDVIRQIVITLEIYGVKKIVGIPFGYRGFSDQELTEVPLSRKVVQNIHLSGGSLLGVSRGGPAVSNIVDSLEERGINMLFVLGGNGTHAGANAIHNECRKRRLKVSVIGVPKTIDNDILLMDKTFGFDTAVEEAQRAINSAYIEAHSAYHGIGVVKLMGRSSGFIAMQSSLSSGQVDICLIPEVRFNLHGPHGVLSHLKYLLETKGSAVVCVAEGAGQNLLQKTNATDASGNVVFGDIGVYIQQETKKYFKEIGVHADVKYIDPTYMIRACRANASDGILCTVLGQNAVHGAFAGYSGITVGLCNTHYAYFPIPEVISHPRLVDPNSRMWHRCLTSTCQPDFI, encoded by the exons ATGGGTTCCATGTCTCACGTGATCACTTTCTCTCACCTAACTTGTTCTGCCCGCTCCTCCTATACCCAATtcacaccaccaccaccttcaCCTTCTAGAACCCTCAACAAAGTTCGAGTCTTTGCGCAGTTCGAAGCCACCACTCAAACCCCTACTCCTTCCAGCTCCACCACCATCAACAACAATAACCATAACAAGTTTGATTTCAGTGATCCTGATTGGAAGACCAAGTTCCAGCAAGACTTCGAGGCCCGCTTCAGCCTCCCCCATCTCACTGACATCTTCCCCGATGCTTCCCCTATTCCTTCTACCTTCTGCCTCAAAATGAG GACTCCCGTTGACAGAGATATTCCAGGTCATTATTCTTCTGATGAGGACTGGCATGGATACATTAACAACAATGACAGAGTGCTTCTCAAG ACAATATACTATTCATCGCCTACATCTGCTGGTGCTGAGTGCATTGATCCCAACTGTACTTGGGTCGAACAATG GGTTCATCGAGCTGGGCCTCGGGAAAAGATATATTATAAACCAGAAGAAGTAAAGGCTGCAATTGTTACCTGTGGAGGCCTCTGTCCTGGCCTTAATGATGTCATTAGACAG ATTGTAATTACACTTGAAATATATGGTGTGAAAAAGATAGTGGGGATTCCATTTGGTTATCGGGGATTTTCTGACCAAGAATTGACAGAAGTGCCC CTGTCAAGAAAAGTAGTTCAGAATATTCATCTTTCTGGTGGAAGCCTGTTGGGAGTTTCACGAGGAGGACCTGCAGTCAGTAATATTGTGGACAGTTTGGAG GAAAGAGGGATCAACATGCTTTTTGTATTGGGTGGAAATGGCACACATGCTGGTGCAAATGCAATTCACAATGAG TGTCGTAAAAGACGTCTTAAGGTATCTGTAATTGGGGTGCCTAAAACTATAGACAATGACATTCTATTGATGGACAAAACTTTTGGCTTTGATACTGCGGTTGAAGAAGCACAGAGAGCAATAAATTCTGCATACATTGAG GCACATAGCGCATATCATGGGATTGGGGTTGTGAAATTGATGGGACGTAGCAGTGGATTCATAGCAATGCAGTCATCCCTGTCTAGTGGACAGGTTGACATATGTCTGATTCCTGAG GTACGTTTCAATTTACATGGTCCTCACGGTGTACTGAGTCATCTTAAGTATCTTTTAGAAACAAAGGGATCGGCTGTGGTCTGTGTAGCAGAGGGAGCTGGACAG AATTTACTTCAAAAGACTAATGCTACAGATGCATCAGGAAATGTTGTATTTGGAGATATTGGTGTATATATTCAGCAAGAG ACGAAAAAATATTTCAAGGAGATTGGCGTTCATGCTGACGTGAAATATATTGATCCAACATACATGATCCGTGCTTGTCGAGCAAATGCATCAGATGGAATTTTATGCACTGTACTTGGACAAAATGCT GTTCATGGTGCTTTCGCAGGATATAGCGGCATTACAGTAGGCTTATGTAACACACACTATGCTTACTTTCCTATCCCAGAAGTTATATCTCATCCCAGGTTGGTTGATCCCAACAGTCGAATGTGGCATCGTTGCTTAACTTCAACATGCCAACCCGACTTCATTTGA
- the LOC112733849 gene encoding zinc-finger homeodomain protein 2-like: MEFEEDFTIPPPPSYADSVPNPSRVKMPTNPPPPPAMPRNTGKGRYMECLKNHALALGGHALDGCGEFMPAGADGTLDALNCAACNCHRNFHRKETVAGDAFLLPHHHYNPFHNHRHHQAFPQFAACYRAQGAGYLHVSGHQRGGSTPTLALPSISGGGGGTTQSTRDDHEDGSEPSGGGGVGSASKKRFRTKFSPEQKEKMTVFAESVGWKLQKHDEVAVQGFCDEVGVKRNVLKVWMHNHKNTLAIKKP; this comes from the coding sequence ATGGAGTTCGAGGAAGACTTCACCATCCCCCCACCACCCAGTTACGCTGACTCAGTTCCCAACCCTTCGCGTGTCAAAATGCCGACTAACCCACCGCCACCACCAGCCATGCCGCGAAACACCGGAAAGGGGAGGTACATGGAGTGTCTCAAGAACCACGCGCTCGCCCTCGGAGGCCACGCGCTCGACGGCTGCGGCGAGTTCATGCCCGCTGGAGCTGACGGCACCCTCGACGCACTAAACTGCGCTGCCTGCAACTGTCACCGCAACTTCCACCGCAAGGAAACCGTTGCCGGAGATGCTTTCTTGCTACCTCACCACCACTACAATCCTTTCCATAACCACCGCCACCACCAAGCGTTTCCGCAGTTCGCGGCGTGTTACCGCGCTCAGGGAGCTGGATACCTCCACGTGTCAGGACATCAAAGAGGAGGCAGTACCCCGACTCTGGCTCTGCCGTCGATCTCCGGCGGCGGCGGTGGTACCACACAGAGTACGAGGGACGATCACGAGGATGGTTCGGAACCTAGTGGCGGCGGCGGTGTAGGTTCGGCGTCGAAGAAGAGGTTCAGAACGAAGTTCAGTCCGGAGCAGAAGGAAAAGATGACGGTGTTCGCGGAGAGCGTAGGGTGGAAGCTTCAGAAGCATGATGAGGTGGCGGTTCAGGGGTTCTGCGATGAGGTTGGAGTGAAGCGTAACGTTCTCAAGGTTTGGATGCATAACCACAAGAACACCCTCGCTATCAAGAAGCCCTAG